TGCCATGAATAAATTGCTAATTCTGCATGCAGATCATGAGCAAAACTGTTCGGCATCTACAGTGCGTATAGTAGGTTCATCTGATTGTAATTTATATGCTTCAATTGCTGCTGGTATTGCTGCACTTTGGGGTCCACTACATGGTGGTGCTAACCAGGCTGTGATCGATATGTTAGAATTGATTAAAGCTGATGGCGGTGATACAGAGAAGTGGATTGCAAAAGCGAAAGACAAAAACGATCCATTCCGTATGATGGGCTTTGGACACAGGGTTTATAAAAACTTCGATCCAAGAGCTAAAATTATTAAAAAAGCTTGTGATGATATCTTAGAAAACTTAGGCATTGATGATCCGATTTTAGAAATTGCTAAAAAATTAGAAGAGGCTGCTTTAACTGATCAATACTTCATCGACCGTAAGTTATATCCAAATGTAGATTTCTATTCAGGTATTATTTACCGCGCATTAGGCTTCCCATCGGAAATGTTTACCGTTCTGTTTGCTTTAGGCCGTTTACCAGGATGGATTGCACAGTGGAAAGAGATGCACGAAAACAAAGAACCGATAGGTCGTCCACGTCAGATTTATGTTGGCGAAACCGACAGAGAATTTGTTGAACTTAAGGATAGAAAATAATCTAAATAAAAAATCCCTTAATTTAATAATTAAGGGATTTTTTTTGTGCTCTTCTTTATTTAAACGGCTATGTAGTAGATTAGATTCATCATAACAGCTTCGGTGATGAAAAGTGATACCGCGTAAAGTATAAAAATCATAAACATTTTGCCGATAACTTTTTCCCTTTGGTAAAAGATCTTAAGTGCATTAAACATGTACCAACAGATCCAGGCAATAACTGCAAGTGAAATAATATTCTTCATTATGCCTTTGCCACCAAAAATATATTTTACCAGCGGCTGTGTAAAAATTTGCACCACAAAATAAGCTGTCATACCGTGAATAGTAAAAATCAGGTGATCTAGATAATAAATATGATTTTTCCTAAAATTCCACATAATAAACAAAGCCAGTAAAGGCATCAGTAAAAAATACTGTTTGGGTCTGTTATGCTCTAAAGTATCCTGTATTACTTCTGATTTTTCTCCAATTGTAATCGAACGCTTCTTAACCAATCTTTCGTACCAGCTGTCTTTTTCGGTTATTGGTAGTGTCTTTTGTCTTGCCAGGTAAGCTTCATAGGTACTATCATTTCTATTGTTATGGATCTTACTAAATCCATCAATGATATCAGTTAACGAATCGGAGCTTTTCGCTTTATTCATTTTCTTTAAATCTGCCAAAACTATACGCTGCTCATTAAAGCTTAGATTTTTAAACTCCTCCTTATCCATCTCTTCTTCAAAACCTTTTTTAGCTTTATTCAGTATATTTGGTGCCTTATCCGCTATCCCAATTTTATTTAAAACATTTTGCGCACTGTCTAGTGCTGCTTTCTGTTCAACTTTCGAAACCGCATGCTCTTTTTTCTTTGATTTATGTTCAGGAGAATAAGCCACTAAAAAATAAACAATGGAAACAAAGATGTACATGCTTACCGGATTAATGTACCTGGCTCTTTTACCAGCTAAATAATCGAGTGTAACTTTTCCGGGCTTTGTTAAAAGAGGAGTGAGGGTTTGAAAGAATTTATTGTCGAAATGAAAGTAATGTGCAATACTGTGACTGATAAAAGCCCAGAAACTTTCTTTTAATTCTAAATTTGGCTGACCGCAATCGCTACAATAATGTTTCTCAACATGAGCGCCACAGTTTAAACAATTGTGTTCTTTTCTATACTTACCGGCTGACATGGGATAAATGGAAATTATAAATGATTAATGGCTTCTACTTCTGCTCGTGTATGTTTGTGTTTAAATATCACAACAAAAACGATTGCAATAACAAGTACATAAATGGTAAAGGTTAACCAGATGTTATGCCAGTCTTTTACATCAAGCGCCCTGCTCAGATCTCCATTAGGCAATACATCAATTCCTTTATTTTTAAGGAATTTAAGCAGGTGTATATTATCTTCCTCACTTTTAACGTATTTGGAGAGCGAACCAATAGTATGGTAGTAAGTGGTAAAGAAATGGCTAATCATCCAGCCAGAAACCAAACTGCCAAACACGGCACCAAAGCCATTGGTCATCATCATAAATAGACCTTGTGCCGAAGAACGGATTTTTGGCGTAGTTGATGTTTCTACAAACAGCGATCCCGATATGTTAAAGAAATCGAATGCCATGCCATAAACAATGCATGAAGTGATGATCATCCATAGGTTGGTTGATGGATCGCCATAAGCGAATAAACCAAAACGCAACACCCAGGCGAACATCGCAATTGCGATTACCCATTTAATTCCAAATCTTTTCAAAAAGAAGGGAATAGCCAGGATAAAAAGCGTTTCTGATACCTGCGAAATGGATAAAATAATGGTAGAATATTTAATTACGAATGACTCTGCAAAAACAGGAAATAATTTAAATTCATCTAAAAAAACATCGCCATAAGCATTCGTTAGCTGTAAGGCTGCACCTAAAAACATCGAGAAAATAAAAAACAAAGCCATTTTGTAATCGGCAAAAAGCTTAAAAGATTCGAGTCCGAGCTTTTGTGCAAATGTTTTCTTATCGCTTATTAAGTTTAATGGCTTACAAGCGGGCAGCGTAAAAGAGTATACCCCCAATAACAACGCACTTATTCCTGCAATATAGAACTGGTTGGCACTGGCTTTATTACCTGTTAAATTGGTAATCCACATGGCAGCAATAAAGCCAATAGTACCCCACACCCTAATGGGAGGGAAGTCTTTTATTACATCGAAATTGCCGTTCTTTAAAGTAGTATAACTAATAGAATTGCTTAGTGCTATTGTTGGCATGTAAAAGC
The nucleotide sequence above comes from Pedobacter riviphilus. Encoded proteins:
- a CDS encoding DUF3667 domain-containing protein is translated as MSAGKYRKEHNCLNCGAHVEKHYCSDCGQPNLELKESFWAFISHSIAHYFHFDNKFFQTLTPLLTKPGKVTLDYLAGKRARYINPVSMYIFVSIVYFLVAYSPEHKSKKKEHAVSKVEQKAALDSAQNVLNKIGIADKAPNILNKAKKGFEEEMDKEEFKNLSFNEQRIVLADLKKMNKAKSSDSLTDIIDGFSKIHNNRNDSTYEAYLARQKTLPITEKDSWYERLVKKRSITIGEKSEVIQDTLEHNRPKQYFLLMPLLALFIMWNFRKNHIYYLDHLIFTIHGMTAYFVVQIFTQPLVKYIFGGKGIMKNIISLAVIAWICWYMFNALKIFYQREKVIGKMFMIFILYAVSLFITEAVMMNLIYYIAV
- a CDS encoding nucleoside permease, with the translated sequence MNVKFRLTIMSFMQFFVWAAWLITIANYWFGTKQWDGADFGIIFSTMGIASLFMPTITGIIADKWINAEKLYAILHILYAATMFYLPQVESPHSFFWVMLVAMCFYMPTIALSNSISYTTLKNGNFDVIKDFPPIRVWGTIGFIAAMWITNLTGNKASANQFYIAGISALLLGVYSFTLPACKPLNLISDKKTFAQKLGLESFKLFADYKMALFFIFSMFLGAALQLTNAYGDVFLDEFKLFPVFAESFVIKYSTIILSISQVSETLFILAIPFFLKRFGIKWVIAIAMFAWVLRFGLFAYGDPSTNLWMIITSCIVYGMAFDFFNISGSLFVETSTTPKIRSSAQGLFMMMTNGFGAVFGSLVSGWMISHFFTTYYHTIGSLSKYVKSEEDNIHLLKFLKNKGIDVLPNGDLSRALDVKDWHNIWLTFTIYVLVIAIVFVVIFKHKHTRAEVEAINHL